A single window of Streptomyces xanthii DNA harbors:
- a CDS encoding biliverdin-producing heme oxygenase: protein MDTPFSTLIRTASHEQHTEAETSTFMGDLLGGALGVEAYTRYTEQLWFVYRALEADAERLARDAVAGPFIRPELLRVPELERDLAHLRGAGWRSSVSALPATREYAARVAECAASWPGGYVAHHYTRYLGDLSGGQIIRDKAERTWGFARKGDGVRFYVFEQVGNPAAFKRGYRELLDKIAVDDLEKQRVIAECKRAFALNTALFSALGEEFSSAA from the coding sequence ATGGACACCCCGTTCTCCACCCTGATCCGCACGGCGTCGCACGAGCAGCACACGGAGGCGGAGACGTCGACGTTCATGGGCGACCTGCTCGGCGGTGCGCTCGGCGTGGAGGCGTACACGCGGTACACGGAGCAGCTGTGGTTCGTGTACCGGGCGCTGGAGGCCGATGCGGAGCGGCTGGCGCGGGACGCGGTGGCGGGCCCGTTCATCCGGCCCGAGCTGCTGCGGGTGCCGGAGCTGGAGCGGGATCTGGCGCATCTGCGGGGCGCCGGGTGGCGCTCCTCGGTGTCGGCGCTGCCGGCGACGCGGGAGTACGCGGCGCGGGTCGCGGAGTGCGCCGCGTCCTGGCCCGGCGGCTATGTGGCGCACCACTACACGCGCTATCTGGGCGACCTCTCGGGCGGGCAGATCATTCGCGACAAGGCGGAGCGGACCTGGGGTTTCGCGCGCAAGGGCGACGGTGTGCGCTTCTACGTGTTCGAGCAGGTCGGGAACCCGGCGGCGTTCAAGCGGGGCTATCGCGAGCTGCTCGACAAGATCGCGGTGGACGACCTGGAGAAGCAGCGGGTGATCGCCGAGTGCAAGCGGGCCTTCGCGCTGAACACGGCTCTGTTCTCGGCCTTGGGCGAGGAGTTCTCCTCGGCCGCCTGA
- the npdG gene encoding NADPH-dependent F420 reductase: MTTSDSAQPAAPVKAPAKDPWELPDVSGLVVGVLGGTGPQGKGLAYRFARAGQKVILGSRAAERAQAAADELGLGIEGADNAECARRSDIVIVAVPWDGHGATLEALREDLAGKLVVDCVNPLGFDKKGAYALKPEEGSAAEQAAALLPDSRVTAAFHHLSAVLLADPAIEEIDTDVMVLGESREDTDTVQALAARIPGMRGVFAGRLRNAHQVESLVANLISVNRRYKAHAGLRVTDV; the protein is encoded by the coding sequence ATGACTACCAGTGACAGCGCACAGCCCGCCGCCCCCGTGAAGGCCCCCGCCAAGGACCCCTGGGAGCTGCCCGACGTGTCCGGGCTCGTCGTCGGCGTGCTCGGCGGCACCGGCCCGCAGGGCAAGGGCCTCGCCTACCGGTTCGCCCGCGCCGGACAGAAGGTGATCCTCGGCTCCCGCGCCGCCGAGCGCGCCCAGGCGGCCGCCGACGAACTGGGCCTCGGCATCGAGGGCGCCGACAACGCCGAGTGCGCCCGCCGCAGCGACATCGTCATCGTCGCCGTCCCCTGGGACGGACACGGCGCGACCCTGGAGGCGCTGCGCGAGGACCTCGCCGGCAAGCTCGTCGTCGACTGCGTGAACCCGCTCGGCTTCGACAAGAAGGGCGCCTACGCCCTGAAGCCCGAGGAGGGCAGCGCCGCCGAGCAGGCCGCCGCCCTGCTCCCCGACTCCCGGGTCACCGCCGCCTTCCACCACCTGTCGGCCGTACTGCTCGCCGACCCGGCGATCGAGGAGATCGACACCGACGTGATGGTGCTCGGCGAGTCCCGCGAGGACACGGACACCGTGCAGGCGCTGGCCGCCCGCATCCCCGGCATGCGCGGCGTCTTCGCGGGCCGCCTGCGCAACGCCCACCAGGTCGAGTCCCTGGTCGCGAACCTCATCTCCGTGAACCGCCGCTACAAGGCCCACGCGGGTCTGCGCGTCACGGACGTATAA
- the efeU gene encoding iron uptake transporter permease EfeU, translating to MFANYLIGLREGLEASLIVCILIAYLVKTDRKDALKPVWLGVGVAVLVAFGFGAALEFGSQEMTFKAQEALGGSLSIVAVGLVTWMVFWMRRTARHLKSELHGKLDAALQMGTVALVVTAFLAVGREGLETSLFVWTAVHATSNGTSEPVIGALLGLATAVFLGWLFYRGALRINLAKFFTWTGGMLVVVAAGVLAYGVHDLQEADFIGGLNNLAFDISSTIAPDGWLGTLLKGVFNFQPDPTVLQVAVWCAYLVPTLALFFAPPGLFSRRTRQRVEA from the coding sequence ATGTTCGCGAACTATCTGATCGGCCTGCGCGAGGGCCTCGAGGCGAGCCTGATCGTCTGCATCCTCATCGCCTACCTGGTGAAGACGGACCGCAAGGACGCCCTGAAGCCGGTGTGGCTCGGCGTCGGCGTGGCCGTGCTCGTGGCCTTCGGTTTCGGCGCGGCGCTGGAGTTCGGCTCGCAGGAGATGACGTTCAAGGCGCAGGAGGCGCTCGGCGGTTCGCTGTCGATCGTCGCCGTGGGCCTGGTGACGTGGATGGTGTTCTGGATGCGGCGCACCGCCCGGCACCTGAAGTCGGAGCTGCACGGCAAGCTGGACGCCGCGCTGCAGATGGGCACGGTGGCGCTGGTCGTCACGGCGTTCCTCGCGGTGGGCCGGGAGGGCCTGGAGACGTCGCTGTTCGTGTGGACGGCGGTGCACGCCACCAGCAACGGCACGTCGGAGCCGGTGATCGGCGCGCTGCTCGGTCTCGCCACGGCGGTGTTCCTCGGCTGGCTGTTCTACCGGGGCGCGCTGAGGATCAACCTGGCGAAGTTCTTCACGTGGACCGGCGGCATGCTGGTCGTCGTGGCGGCGGGCGTGCTCGCGTACGGCGTGCACGACCTGCAGGAGGCGGACTTCATCGGCGGTCTGAACAACCTGGCCTTCGACATCAGTTCGACGATCGCGCCCGACGGCTGGCTGGGCACGCTCCTCAAGGGCGTCTTCAACTTCCAGCCCGACCCGACGGTGCTCCAAGTCGCCGTGTGGTGCGCCTACTTGGTGCCGACGCTGGCGCTGTTCTTCGCCCCGCCCGGCCTGTTCTCGCGCCGTACGCGGCAGCGGGTCGAGGCCTGA
- the efeB gene encoding iron uptake transporter deferrochelatase/peroxidase subunit, translating to MADTDTDQVKDTGTATPPAPSRRSLLAAGGAGLALGAAAAGGAVALTRSGADDDMQPAAETGGAVPFHGAHQAGIATPVQDRLHFAAFDVKTDDREAFVQLLKDWTEAAALMCEGRTVGDGAYGGLPEAPPDDTGEALGLKPSRLTLTIGFGPSFFDKHGKAFGVADKRPEALVELPKFPGDNLDKARSGGDLCVQACADDPQVAVHAIRNLARIGFGKVAIRWSQLGFGKTSSTTPDAQTPRNLFGFKDGTRNIAGTEKDRLAEHVWVGDSTWMNGGSYLVARRIRMNVETWDRTSLQEQEDVFGRDKREGAPVGKAKEHDQPFLKAMKPDAHVRLAHPDANHGATILRRGYSFTDGTDGLGRLDAGLFFLAYQKDVRKGFIPVQRSLAADALNEYIQHVGSAVFAVPPGVRDKNDWWGRGLFERTEA from the coding sequence ATGGCCGACACCGACACGGACCAGGTCAAGGACACGGGGACGGCGACGCCCCCCGCCCCGTCCCGGCGTTCCCTGCTCGCCGCCGGAGGGGCCGGGCTCGCGCTCGGCGCCGCCGCGGCGGGCGGGGCCGTCGCGCTCACCCGTTCCGGGGCCGACGACGACATGCAGCCGGCCGCCGAGACGGGCGGCGCCGTGCCGTTCCACGGCGCGCACCAGGCGGGCATCGCGACCCCGGTCCAGGACCGGCTGCACTTCGCGGCGTTCGACGTGAAGACGGACGACCGCGAGGCGTTCGTGCAGCTGCTCAAGGACTGGACCGAGGCCGCCGCGCTGATGTGCGAGGGCCGCACGGTCGGTGACGGCGCGTACGGCGGGCTGCCGGAGGCGCCGCCGGACGACACGGGCGAGGCGCTCGGCCTCAAGCCGTCCCGGCTGACCCTGACGATCGGTTTCGGCCCCTCGTTCTTCGACAAGCACGGCAAGGCGTTCGGGGTCGCGGACAAGCGGCCCGAGGCGCTCGTCGAGCTGCCGAAGTTCCCCGGCGACAACCTCGACAAGGCGCGCAGCGGCGGCGACCTGTGCGTGCAGGCCTGCGCCGACGACCCGCAGGTCGCGGTGCACGCCATCCGCAACCTGGCCCGGATCGGCTTCGGCAAGGTCGCCATCCGCTGGTCGCAGCTCGGCTTCGGCAAGACGTCCTCGACGACGCCGGACGCGCAGACCCCGCGCAACCTGTTCGGATTCAAGGACGGCACCCGCAACATCGCGGGCACCGAGAAGGACCGCCTCGCCGAGCACGTGTGGGTCGGCGACTCGACGTGGATGAACGGCGGCTCGTACCTCGTGGCCCGCCGCATCCGGATGAACGTCGAGACCTGGGACCGCACCTCGCTGCAGGAGCAGGAGGACGTGTTCGGCCGCGACAAGCGCGAGGGCGCGCCCGTCGGCAAGGCGAAGGAGCACGACCAGCCGTTCCTGAAGGCGATGAAGCCGGACGCGCACGTGCGGCTCGCGCACCCGGACGCCAATCACGGGGCGACGATCCTGCGGCGCGGCTACTCGTTCACCGACGGCACCGACGGGCTCGGCCGGCTCGACGCGGGCCTGTTCTTCCTCGCGTACCAGAAGGACGTACGCAAGGGGTTCATCCCGGTGCAGCGGAGCCTGGCGGCGGACGCGCTGAACGAGTACATCCAGCATGTGGGTTCGGCCGTGTTCGCCGTGCCGCCGGGCGTGCGGGACAAGAACGACTGGTGGGGCCGCGGCCTCTTCGAGCGCACGGAGGCGTGA
- a CDS encoding PhzF family phenazine biosynthesis protein yields the protein MDDVPYDVLRVFCGPDGRHGNELGVVRDGSLLPGRAERQAFAGKLGFSETVFVDDPERGVIDIYTPTLRLPFAGHPCVGSAWLLDVPELSVPAGVVGARLDGEFSWIEARAEWAPPRTLRRYGSAAEVDALPVPPSGEWIYAWAWEDEAAGRVRARAFPGRDDGIVEDEATGAAALLLTDRLGRALNIRQGAGSQILTAPQPEGWIEVGGRVRLAAAR from the coding sequence ATGGATGACGTGCCCTACGACGTGCTGCGCGTCTTCTGCGGGCCCGACGGCCGGCACGGCAACGAGCTCGGCGTCGTGCGCGACGGCTCCCTGCTGCCCGGCCGGGCCGAGCGCCAGGCGTTCGCCGGGAAGCTCGGCTTCAGCGAGACCGTGTTCGTCGACGACCCCGAGCGCGGCGTCATCGACATCTACACGCCGACCCTGCGCCTGCCCTTCGCCGGCCACCCCTGCGTCGGCTCCGCCTGGCTCCTCGACGTGCCCGAGCTGAGCGTGCCCGCGGGCGTCGTCGGCGCCCGCCTCGACGGCGAGTTCAGCTGGATCGAGGCCCGCGCCGAGTGGGCCCCGCCGCGCACCCTGCGCCGGTACGGGTCCGCCGCCGAGGTCGACGCGCTGCCCGTGCCGCCCAGCGGGGAGTGGATCTACGCCTGGGCCTGGGAGGACGAGGCCGCCGGACGGGTCCGCGCCCGGGCCTTCCCCGGCCGCGACGACGGCATCGTGGAGGACGAGGCGACCGGCGCCGCCGCGCTGCTCCTCACGGACCGGCTGGGCCGCGCCCTGAACATCCGCCAGGGCGCCGGCTCCCAGATCCTGACGGCCCCCCAGCCCGAGGGGTGGATCGAGGTCGGGGGACGCGTCCGGCTGGCCGCCGCCCGCTGA
- a CDS encoding site-2 protease family protein: protein MKSASARRGTNRISPVFLGIAAVTAVSGWAVWTDFAAAPGVAVFLFVTGAWIVSLCLHEYAHARTALHSGDLSVGAKGYLTLNPLVYSHAVLSIILPVIFVIMGGIGLPGGAVYIERGRIRGRWKHSLISAAGPLTNVLFAVVCTAPFWLDALDGVPDTFRYALGFLALLQVTAAILNFLPVPGLDGYGVIEPWLSYKIRRQVEPFAPFGLLAVFAILWIPSVNHWFFDAVDALLRGLGVTEWDTYWGRRFYEFWEGTPEIPTVTLPR from the coding sequence ATGAAGTCCGCCTCCGCCCGGCGCGGCACCAACCGGATCAGCCCCGTGTTCCTCGGGATCGCTGCCGTCACGGCGGTGTCCGGGTGGGCGGTGTGGACAGACTTCGCGGCGGCGCCGGGCGTCGCGGTGTTCCTTTTCGTCACCGGCGCGTGGATCGTCTCGCTGTGCCTGCACGAGTACGCGCACGCCCGCACGGCCCTGCACAGCGGCGATCTGTCCGTCGGCGCCAAGGGCTACCTCACGCTGAATCCGCTCGTCTACTCGCACGCCGTGCTGAGCATCATCCTCCCGGTGATCTTCGTGATCATGGGTGGCATCGGTCTGCCCGGCGGGGCGGTCTACATCGAGCGAGGCCGGATCCGCGGGCGCTGGAAGCACAGTCTGATCTCGGCGGCGGGCCCGCTGACGAACGTACTCTTCGCCGTCGTCTGCACCGCCCCGTTCTGGCTGGACGCGCTCGACGGGGTGCCGGACACCTTCCGGTACGCGCTCGGTTTCCTGGCGCTGCTCCAGGTGACCGCGGCGATCCTGAACTTCCTGCCGGTACCGGGCCTCGACGGCTACGGGGTCATCGAGCCCTGGCTGTCGTACAAGATCAGGCGGCAGGTGGAGCCGTTCGCCCCGTTCGGGCTGCTCGCGGTCTTCGCGATCCTGTGGATCCCGTCGGTCAACCACTGGTTCTTCGATGCGGTCGACGCCCTGCTGCGCGGCCTGGGCGTGACCGAGTGGGACACGTACTGGGGCCGCAGGTTCTACGAGTTCTGGGAGGGGACGCCGGAGATCCCGACCGTCACGCTGCCTCGGTAG
- the efeO gene encoding iron uptake system protein EfeO, with protein MRAVRLTAATAVATVAALTAVTGCTEKSDSKDKGSDAVKVTATDDSCKVSATSFPAGHVKLAVENKGSKVTEVYVLFPDDRIVTERENIAPGTKANITAEIKAGDYEIACKPGMTGKGIRQKVKATGGKAAAKRDPRLDKAVAEYRTYTQAQADETLPKVKKFTDAIRKGDVEAAKKAYADSRIGWERTEPVAESFGDIDPKVDVREDGLEDGQDPKTDWTGWHRLEKSLWKDGKIGSREKELATLLDKDLKDWQNRVGKALITPTSMANGAKELLDEVATGKVTGEEEAYSHTDLVDFKANVEGAEKAYDLLKPVATENDAALTKELDRQFAALNKLLDEYREDKKSYDFTSYDKVGEADRKELSDAVNALAEPLSKLAAAVVVK; from the coding sequence ATGCGAGCCGTCCGACTCACTGCCGCCACCGCCGTCGCCACGGTGGCTGCCCTGACCGCCGTCACGGGCTGCACCGAGAAGAGCGACTCCAAGGACAAGGGTTCCGACGCGGTCAAGGTGACCGCGACCGACGACAGCTGCAAGGTCTCGGCCACCTCGTTCCCCGCCGGCCACGTCAAGCTGGCGGTCGAGAACAAGGGCTCCAAGGTCACCGAGGTCTACGTCCTGTTCCCGGACGACCGGATCGTCACGGAGCGCGAGAACATCGCCCCCGGCACCAAGGCGAACATCACCGCGGAGATCAAGGCGGGCGACTACGAGATCGCCTGCAAGCCCGGCATGACGGGCAAGGGCATCCGTCAGAAGGTGAAGGCGACCGGCGGCAAGGCGGCCGCGAAGCGCGACCCGCGCCTCGACAAGGCCGTGGCCGAGTACCGCACGTACACGCAGGCGCAGGCCGACGAGACGCTGCCCAAGGTCAAGAAGTTCACGGACGCGATCCGCAAGGGCGACGTCGAGGCCGCCAAGAAGGCCTACGCCGACTCCCGCATCGGCTGGGAGCGCACCGAGCCCGTCGCCGAGTCCTTCGGTGACATCGACCCGAAGGTCGACGTCCGCGAGGACGGTCTGGAGGACGGTCAGGACCCGAAGACGGACTGGACCGGCTGGCACCGCCTGGAGAAGTCGCTGTGGAAGGACGGCAAGATCGGCTCCCGTGAGAAGGAGCTGGCCACGCTGCTCGACAAGGACCTCAAGGACTGGCAGAACCGCGTCGGCAAGGCCCTGATCACGCCGACCTCGATGGCGAACGGCGCCAAGGAGCTGCTCGACGAGGTCGCCACCGGCAAGGTCACCGGCGAGGAGGAGGCCTACTCGCACACCGACCTGGTCGACTTCAAGGCCAACGTCGAGGGCGCCGAGAAGGCGTACGACCTGCTCAAGCCGGTCGCCACGGAGAACGACGCGGCGCTCACCAAGGAGCTCGACCGCCAGTTCGCCGCGCTGAACAAGCTGCTCGACGAGTACCGCGAGGACAAGAAGTCCTACGACTTCACCTCCTACGACAAGGTCGGCGAGGCGGACCGCAAGGAGCTGTCCGACGCCGTGAACGCGCTGGCGGAGCCGCTGTCCAAGCTGGCCGCGGCCGTCGTCGTCAAGTAA
- the map gene encoding type I methionyl aminopeptidase, whose product MSVPSQSSLLVPGEQSPIRSVPGNIRRPEYVGKPAPAPYKGPEVQTPETIEAMRIAGRIAAQAMEEAAKAIAPGVTTDELDRIAHAYMCDHGAYPSTLGYRGFPKSLCTSVNEVICHGIPDSTVLRDGDIVNLDVTAYIGGVHGDNNATYLVGDVDEESRLLVERTRESLNRAIKAVKPGRQINIIGRVIESYAKRFGYGVVRDFTGHGINSSFHSGLIVPHYDSPHATTVIQPGMTFTIEPMLTLGTHDYDMWDDGWTVVTKDRRRTAQFEHTLVVTDTGAEILTLP is encoded by the coding sequence ATGTCAGTCCCGTCGCAGTCGTCGCTTCTCGTCCCCGGGGAACAGTCCCCGATCCGCTCCGTGCCGGGGAACATCCGGCGCCCCGAGTACGTGGGCAAGCCCGCGCCGGCCCCGTACAAGGGTCCCGAGGTGCAGACGCCCGAGACGATCGAGGCGATGCGGATCGCCGGCCGGATCGCGGCGCAGGCGATGGAGGAGGCGGCCAAGGCGATCGCGCCGGGCGTCACCACGGACGAGCTGGACCGGATCGCGCACGCGTACATGTGCGACCACGGCGCCTACCCCTCGACGCTGGGCTACCGCGGCTTCCCCAAGTCGCTGTGCACGAGCGTCAACGAGGTCATCTGCCACGGCATCCCGGACTCGACGGTCCTGCGCGACGGCGACATCGTGAACCTGGACGTGACGGCGTACATCGGCGGCGTGCACGGCGACAACAACGCGACGTACCTGGTCGGCGACGTGGACGAGGAGTCGCGTCTGCTGGTCGAGCGCACCCGCGAGTCGCTGAACCGGGCGATCAAGGCCGTGAAGCCGGGCCGCCAGATCAACATCATCGGCCGCGTCATCGAGTCGTACGCCAAGCGCTTCGGCTACGGGGTCGTGCGGGACTTCACCGGGCACGGCATCAACTCGTCGTTCCACAGCGGGCTGATCGTCCCGCACTACGACTCCCCGCACGCGACGACGGTGATCCAGCCGGGCATGACGTTCACGATCGAGCCGATGCTGACGCTGGGCACGCACGACTACGACATGTGGGACGACGGGTGGACCGTCGTGACGAAGGACCGCAGGCGGACGGCTCAGTTCGAGCACACGCTGGTGGTCACGGACACGGGCGCGGAGATCCTGACCCTGCCGTAG
- a CDS encoding MFS transporter, with product MRCRGRGTRRAWVLVSDQPPRSSKLSALLPDLTPWRSVRDFRLLWTQGLVTYFGSFMAMVALPLQIKELTDSPLAVGAMGAVELVPLVVCGLYGGALADAVDRRRVILWTEAGLGGLALILFVNALLPSPLLWPLYVVAAGVSGLAGLQRPALDSLLARIVPHNQLTAAAALNALRWNAGAIAGPALAGVVVAYAGHATAYAVTVVGFAVSVAMCTRLAPAPPAHDAVKPSLRGLAEGAAYAWSRPVLLGTYAVDMAAMFFAFPNTVFPFLADELDAPWSLGLMYAAGAVGSLFCSLTSGWTSRVRRHGLLVVAGAAGWGLAIAAAGWFSNVWLVLVCLAAAGAGDMVSGLGRSTIWNQTIPDALRGRLAGIEVLSYSVGPQLGQLRAGAAAGWTGTRTAIWTGGAACVLSVAALTAALPKLLTYDADTDEDAVRRRDAAAV from the coding sequence ATGCGTTGCCGGGGTCGCGGGACGCGTCGAGCATGGGTGCTCGTGTCCGATCAACCGCCGCGTTCCTCGAAACTGTCCGCTCTGTTGCCCGATCTGACGCCGTGGCGTTCCGTGCGGGACTTCCGGCTGCTCTGGACGCAGGGGCTGGTGACGTACTTCGGCAGTTTCATGGCGATGGTCGCGCTGCCGTTGCAGATCAAGGAGCTGACGGACTCGCCGCTCGCGGTGGGCGCGATGGGCGCGGTGGAGCTGGTGCCGCTCGTGGTGTGCGGTCTGTACGGCGGCGCCCTTGCGGACGCCGTGGACCGGCGCCGGGTGATCCTGTGGACGGAGGCGGGGCTGGGCGGCCTGGCCCTGATCCTGTTCGTGAACGCGCTGCTGCCGAGCCCGCTGCTGTGGCCGCTGTATGTCGTGGCGGCCGGCGTCTCGGGCCTTGCCGGGCTGCAGCGCCCGGCGCTGGACTCGCTGCTCGCCCGGATCGTGCCGCACAACCAGCTCACCGCCGCGGCGGCGCTCAACGCGCTGCGCTGGAACGCGGGCGCGATCGCGGGCCCGGCCCTGGCGGGCGTGGTCGTCGCGTACGCGGGGCACGCGACCGCGTACGCGGTGACGGTCGTCGGGTTCGCCGTCTCGGTGGCGATGTGCACGCGCCTCGCCCCGGCGCCGCCCGCGCACGACGCGGTCAAGCCGTCGCTGCGGGGCCTGGCGGAGGGCGCGGCCTACGCGTGGTCGCGGCCGGTGCTGCTCGGCACGTACGCCGTCGACATGGCGGCGATGTTCTTCGCGTTCCCGAACACGGTCTTCCCGTTCCTCGCGGACGAGCTGGACGCGCCGTGGTCCCTGGGTCTGATGTACGCGGCCGGCGCGGTGGGCTCCCTGTTCTGTTCGCTGACCAGCGGCTGGACGTCCCGGGTGCGGCGGCACGGGCTGCTCGTGGTGGCCGGGGCGGCGGGCTGGGGGCTGGCGATCGCGGCGGCGGGGTGGTTCTCGAACGTGTGGCTGGTGCTGGTGTGCCTGGCGGCGGCCGGCGCGGGCGACATGGTGAGCGGCCTGGGCCGCTCCACCATCTGGAACCAGACGATCCCGGACGCCCTGCGCGGCCGCCTCGCCGGCATCGAGGTGCTGTCGTACAGCGTGGGCCCGCAGCTGGGCCAGCTGAGGGCGGGCGCGGCGGCGGGCTGGACGGGGACGCGGACGGCGATCTGGACGGGCGGCGCGGCCTGCGTCCTGTCCGTGGCGGCCCTCACCGCCGCACTGCCGAAGCTCCTCACCTACGACGCCGACACCGACGAGGACGCCGTGCGGCGCCGCGACGCGGCCGCGGTCTGA